From Saccharothrix espanaensis DSM 44229, the proteins below share one genomic window:
- a CDS encoding S8 family serine peptidase, protein MRSPNRRSRRNSLITAGAAVLITLLGPVTPVSADPARAAKSPEDKTAAQISALQAIKKSVTPAESKVDSALIVEQRRRSNSTTFNKLPELQTGVKVQSGNTVLVDIRAHKVTDELVAAIRSAGSTIRSVSTEGKTVRAQIPLWALSRLSARGDVRRVETAVEYKSFHQQDRAAKDAKALSKEDKAKEVEARTREALDSPKVAAAKIGEGDRAHAADTARQTHRVTGTGVKLCALSDGVSSLAASQAAGELPAVDVLTSQEGSGDEGTAMLEILHDIAPNAELGFATAVNGDASFADNIRALRFRLGCDVIVDDILYFNESPFQDGVIAQAVDAVTADGAVFFSSAGNEGNVAEGTSGHWEGDFVDSGVGIGKFAGTAHDFNPDPNAKQVFNPLSANSGNVPVTLFWSDPLGSSFNDYDLYVSNGQGNVVAFSQNNQDGTQDPYERVQTPTAGTASGLRLAVVKFRGENKYLALSALGGRFKDSSDGLKKFATPGVTRGHSAAKGAISVAAAPANNPLPYDLEPGDPANPRGPYPNAYDSTQKPERFTSDGPRRVFFAPDGTPRAEVRQKPDITAADGVQTTLTGFNPFFGTSASAPNAAAIAGLILSGNPGLSPADVREALTTTALDIAETGVDNRTGAGIVRADLALAYTGASPQPLARAQKPSVVNDADGSQYLKPGTTATITVPVANNGDGVAASTSLVLTTPTAGVTIAPRSKYYGSIEVGQTVTNTFKVTVPATAPVGVPLKLDAKVTYAGSTSPTTSTFQLNVGEPARETKHFAYSGPVLAIPDNDAVGLTVQIPVTGVGRGSKISFSIDGDTCSSADGATTVGIDHTFVGDLVGTLTSPSGATATLFQRSGGTGANLCQVVFDDSAARAFSTVSASNAPFTGSWRANGSLNALLTDSVDGTWTFKVTDNAAADRGSIRTVALHLNGYV, encoded by the coding sequence ATGCGCTCACCGAACCGCCGATCCCGAAGAAACTCCCTGATCACAGCCGGTGCCGCAGTTCTGATCACGCTGCTCGGCCCGGTCACGCCGGTCTCCGCCGACCCGGCTCGGGCCGCCAAGAGCCCGGAGGACAAGACCGCCGCCCAGATCTCCGCGCTCCAGGCCATCAAGAAGTCCGTCACGCCCGCCGAGTCCAAAGTGGACAGCGCGCTGATCGTGGAACAGCGCCGCCGGTCCAACTCGACGACGTTCAACAAGCTCCCGGAACTCCAGACCGGGGTGAAGGTCCAAAGCGGAAACACCGTTCTGGTGGACATCCGCGCCCACAAGGTCACCGACGAGTTAGTCGCCGCGATCCGCAGCGCGGGCTCCACCATCCGCTCGGTGTCCACTGAGGGCAAGACCGTCCGCGCCCAGATTCCGCTGTGGGCGTTGAGCCGGCTCTCCGCCCGCGGCGACGTCCGCCGCGTGGAGACGGCCGTCGAGTACAAGTCGTTCCACCAGCAGGACCGTGCCGCCAAGGACGCCAAGGCCCTCTCGAAAGAGGACAAGGCCAAGGAGGTCGAGGCCCGCACCCGTGAGGCGCTCGACTCGCCGAAGGTCGCCGCCGCGAAGATCGGCGAAGGGGACCGGGCGCACGCCGCAGACACCGCCCGGCAGACACATCGGGTCACCGGCACCGGCGTGAAGCTGTGCGCGCTGTCCGACGGCGTGAGTTCGCTGGCGGCGTCGCAGGCGGCGGGGGAGCTGCCCGCCGTGGACGTTCTGACCAGCCAGGAAGGTTCCGGTGACGAGGGCACCGCGATGCTGGAGATCCTCCACGACATCGCGCCCAACGCCGAGCTCGGCTTCGCGACCGCGGTCAACGGCGACGCCAGCTTCGCGGACAACATCCGAGCGCTCCGGTTCCGGCTCGGCTGCGACGTGATCGTGGACGACATCCTCTACTTCAACGAGTCGCCATTCCAGGACGGCGTGATAGCCCAGGCCGTGGACGCGGTCACCGCCGACGGCGCGGTGTTCTTCTCCTCCGCCGGGAACGAGGGCAACGTCGCCGAAGGCACGTCCGGGCACTGGGAAGGCGACTTCGTCGACTCGGGCGTGGGCATCGGCAAGTTCGCGGGCACCGCCCACGACTTCAACCCCGACCCGAACGCCAAGCAGGTGTTCAACCCGCTCTCGGCGAACTCCGGCAACGTGCCGGTGACGCTGTTCTGGTCCGACCCGCTCGGGTCGTCGTTCAACGACTACGACCTGTACGTGTCCAACGGCCAGGGCAACGTCGTGGCGTTCAGCCAGAACAACCAGGACGGCACCCAGGACCCGTACGAGCGGGTCCAGACGCCGACCGCCGGCACCGCCTCCGGCCTGCGGCTGGCCGTGGTGAAGTTCCGCGGCGAGAACAAGTACCTCGCGCTGTCCGCGCTCGGCGGCCGGTTCAAGGACTCGTCCGACGGGCTCAAGAAGTTCGCCACCCCCGGCGTGACCCGCGGCCACTCGGCGGCCAAGGGCGCCATCTCGGTCGCGGCGGCCCCGGCGAACAACCCGCTGCCGTACGACCTGGAGCCCGGTGACCCGGCGAACCCGCGCGGGCCGTACCCGAACGCGTACGACAGCACGCAGAAGCCCGAGCGCTTCACCTCCGACGGTCCGCGCCGGGTGTTCTTCGCACCCGACGGCACCCCGCGCGCCGAGGTCCGGCAAAAGCCCGACATCACCGCGGCCGACGGCGTGCAGACCACGCTGACCGGCTTCAACCCGTTCTTCGGGACCTCGGCGTCCGCGCCGAACGCGGCCGCCATCGCGGGCCTGATCCTGTCCGGCAATCCCGGCCTCTCGCCGGCCGACGTGCGCGAAGCACTGACCACGACCGCGCTGGACATCGCCGAGACCGGCGTGGACAACCGGACCGGCGCGGGCATCGTGCGCGCCGACCTGGCGCTGGCGTACACGGGTGCGTCGCCGCAGCCGTTGGCACGTGCGCAGAAGCCGTCCGTCGTGAACGACGCGGACGGCAGCCAGTACCTCAAGCCGGGCACGACGGCCACCATCACCGTGCCGGTCGCCAACAACGGTGACGGCGTCGCGGCGTCGACCAGCCTCGTGCTGACCACGCCCACGGCGGGCGTGACCATCGCGCCCCGGTCGAAGTACTACGGCAGCATCGAGGTCGGCCAGACCGTGACCAACACGTTCAAGGTCACCGTCCCGGCGACCGCGCCGGTCGGCGTGCCCCTGAAGCTCGACGCCAAGGTGACCTACGCCGGGTCCACGTCACCGACGACCAGCACGTTCCAGCTCAACGTCGGTGAGCCGGCGCGCGAGACGAAGCACTTCGCCTACTCCGGGCCGGTCCTGGCCATCCCGGACAACGACGCGGTGGGCCTGACGGTGCAGATCCCGGTGACCGGGGTCGGGCGCGGCTCGAAGATCTCGTTCTCGATCGACGGCGACACCTGCTCGTCGGCCGACGGCGCGACCACGGTCGGCATCGACCACACGTTCGTCGGCGACCTGGTCGGCACGCTGACCTCGCCCTCGGGCGCGACGGCGACGCTGTTCCAGCGCAGCGGCGGCACCGGGGCCAACCTGTGCCAGGTCGTGTTCGACGACTCGGCGGCCCGCGCGTTCTCGACCGTGTCGGCGAGCAACGCGCCGTTCACCGGTTCCTGGCGCGCCAACGGTTCGTTGAACGCCCTGCTCACCGACTCGGTCGACGGCACTTGGACGTTCAAGGTGACCGACAACGCGGCCGCCGACCGCGGCTCGATCCGCACGGTGGCGCTGCACCTCAACGGTTACGTTTGA
- a CDS encoding deoxyguanosinetriphosphate triphosphohydrolase family protein yields the protein MHREHADPRALRRSGMDASTPLQSDLATSPFRVDRDRVASSPFFARLGGVTQVVSSTGSGLLVHNRLTHSLKVAQAARAIAERLGARPELVGVLDKLGGCDPDVVEAAALAHDLGHPPFGHLGEQVLDRLARHRFGLSDGFEGNAQSFRIVTTTDVRGPAAVGLDLTVAVRAAMLKYPWTRLSYPKPHPKDLRVPPRGAAEPPDAPGTGAAKFSAYVTELDDLTQARAFYAGRVEPWQQTVEASVMDTADDIAYAIHDLEDFYRVGVLQHATVSTELNTWLDHAVDLAGISAADLAAQERQPGRSLEALRRRLHLKDSWAVDDDAFAQAVAMVRTELVGGLLAVPFDGSVEAEQAVAAFSARWTRRLVDAVGVLDEPSTRSGHVVLAVQQWHEVQVLKFVHRRFVLLRPDLALHQRGQARLLTALVEALEQWATDRHEADRLPRRLHDLIELATSEYTALARTDPSSLVGATGDTPSGPDAVRALARGRAVVDFVASLTDNQAAALLDALSGRTGQLWTDAFVL from the coding sequence ATGCACCGCGAGCACGCCGACCCCAGAGCACTCCGCAGGTCGGGCATGGACGCCTCGACTCCGCTCCAGTCCGACCTGGCGACCAGTCCGTTCCGGGTGGACCGGGACCGGGTGGCGAGTTCCCCGTTCTTCGCACGCCTCGGCGGCGTCACGCAGGTGGTCAGTTCCACCGGCTCCGGCCTGCTGGTGCACAACCGGCTCACCCACAGCCTCAAGGTGGCGCAAGCCGCACGGGCGATCGCGGAACGGCTCGGTGCGCGACCCGAACTCGTCGGAGTGCTCGACAAGCTCGGTGGTTGCGACCCGGACGTGGTCGAAGCCGCGGCCCTCGCGCACGACCTGGGCCACCCGCCGTTCGGGCACCTCGGCGAACAGGTGCTCGACCGCCTGGCCCGCCACCGGTTCGGGCTGTCCGACGGGTTCGAGGGCAATGCCCAGTCGTTCCGGATCGTCACCACGACCGACGTGCGAGGTCCCGCCGCGGTCGGGCTCGACCTGACGGTCGCGGTCCGGGCGGCGATGCTCAAGTACCCGTGGACCCGACTGTCCTACCCGAAACCGCACCCGAAGGACCTCCGGGTTCCGCCGCGCGGCGCGGCCGAGCCGCCGGACGCGCCGGGGACGGGCGCGGCCAAGTTCTCCGCCTACGTGACCGAACTCGACGACCTGACCCAGGCCCGCGCGTTCTACGCGGGTCGCGTCGAGCCGTGGCAGCAGACGGTGGAAGCGTCGGTGATGGACACTGCGGACGACATCGCCTACGCCATCCACGATCTGGAGGACTTCTACCGGGTCGGGGTGTTGCAGCACGCGACCGTGTCGACCGAACTGAACACGTGGCTCGACCACGCCGTGGACCTCGCCGGCATCAGCGCCGCCGACCTGGCCGCGCAGGAACGTCAACCGGGTCGTTCGCTGGAGGCCCTGCGCCGCCGACTGCACCTGAAGGACTCGTGGGCGGTGGACGACGACGCGTTCGCCCAAGCCGTGGCGATGGTGCGGACCGAGCTTGTCGGTGGGCTGCTCGCGGTGCCGTTCGACGGGTCGGTGGAAGCCGAACAGGCGGTCGCGGCGTTCTCCGCGCGGTGGACGCGGCGACTCGTGGACGCGGTCGGTGTGCTGGACGAGCCGAGCACCAGGTCCGGGCACGTGGTGCTGGCCGTCCAGCAGTGGCACGAGGTGCAGGTGCTCAAGTTCGTGCACCGAAGGTTCGTGTTGCTTCGGCCCGACCTCGCGCTGCACCAGCGTGGGCAGGCCCGGCTGCTGACGGCGTTGGTCGAGGCGCTGGAGCAGTGGGCGACCGACCGGCACGAGGCCGACCGGCTGCCGCGCCGGCTGCACGACCTGATCGAACTCGCCACCTCCGAGTACACCGCGCTGGCGCGCACCGACCCGTCGTCCCTGGTCGGAGCGACGGGGGACACACCGTCCGGACCGGACGCCGTCCGGGCGCTCGCGCGCGGCCGGGCGGTGGTCGACTTCGTCGCCTCGCTGACCGACAACCAGGCCGCCGCGCTGCTCGACGCCCTGTCCGGACGCACCGGTCAGCTGTGGACAGACGCGTTCGTACTGTGA
- a CDS encoding MASE1 domain-containing protein translates to MLLSPRLRPWGRYGIHLAVVAACYYAGARLGLLQALVNDQVTPLWPPTGVALLALMLGGVRMWPGIAVAAFVVNATLGDSSSAFLISVGNTLGPVVAFLLLKHSGFRLEIDRARDALTFVFLGAFVGMAVSATIGTGALLLSGSVGWPDFWATWSVWWTGDAMGVLILVPLVLALRGLRFPVRSARAWEAAALLTSTTGVMLIAASSPLRLLYLVFPFAIWGALRFQHLGAAPCALIATVLAARGAAAGIGPFANLDLLQRMVTLQAFNGTVALTTLVLSAVISERNAARRAIERTCAQLTDVVEAYRPLLLGNGVRPEPPDGR, encoded by the coding sequence GTGCTGCTCTCCCCTCGACTCCGCCCGTGGGGCAGGTACGGCATCCACCTCGCGGTGGTCGCCGCTTGCTACTACGCGGGTGCACGCCTGGGCCTGCTCCAGGCGTTGGTCAACGACCAGGTGACTCCGCTGTGGCCACCGACCGGCGTGGCGCTGTTGGCGCTGATGCTCGGCGGGGTCCGGATGTGGCCGGGGATCGCCGTGGCCGCGTTCGTCGTGAACGCGACGCTGGGCGACAGCAGCTCGGCGTTCCTGATCAGCGTCGGCAACACGCTGGGCCCGGTGGTCGCCTTCCTCCTGCTCAAGCACTCCGGCTTCCGGCTGGAGATCGACCGCGCGCGGGACGCGCTGACCTTCGTGTTCCTGGGCGCGTTCGTGGGGATGGCGGTCAGCGCCACGATCGGCACCGGCGCTCTGCTGTTGTCGGGCTCGGTGGGCTGGCCGGACTTCTGGGCGACCTGGTCGGTGTGGTGGACGGGCGACGCGATGGGCGTGCTGATCCTGGTCCCCCTGGTGTTGGCGCTGCGCGGGCTGCGGTTCCCCGTTCGTTCCGCGCGTGCGTGGGAGGCCGCGGCGCTGTTGACGTCGACGACCGGCGTGATGCTGATCGCCGCGAGCAGTCCGCTGCGCTTGTTGTACTTGGTGTTCCCGTTCGCCATCTGGGGCGCGCTGCGGTTTCAGCACCTGGGCGCGGCCCCGTGCGCGTTGATCGCCACCGTGCTCGCGGCGCGTGGGGCCGCAGCGGGGATCGGGCCGTTCGCGAACCTGGACCTGTTGCAGCGGATGGTGACCTTGCAGGCGTTCAACGGGACGGTGGCGTTGACGACGCTGGTGCTGAGCGCGGTGATCTCCGAGCGGAACGCGGCGCGGCGGGCGATCGAGCGGACGTGCGCGCAGCTCACGGACGTGGTGGAGGCGTACCGCCCGTTGTTGTTGGGCAACGGCGTGCGGCCGGAACCGCCGGACGGTCGCTAG
- a CDS encoding lycopene cyclase family protein, with the protein MDVLIVGGGPAGRALASACSARGLVTSLVDPHPGRPWRATYAAWADELPVDAPVAVSTSKARVFATSEHRIARGYAVLDNERLRRLPDDVRVVRGLVAERGRRHVVLRDGRVLRAGLVVDATGASGRVAQHAVGVVVAAEQALPFVVDDEALVMDWRRPPDAGSPDPTFLYAIPMPGGGVLLEETSLARGPGLPLPELRLRLRARLAAHGVALPHDEERVRIPLAARPRRGAFGAAAGLVHPATGYSVAEALALAPEVARAIADGVPVDRVVWPARARAVHALRRYGLAALLVMRPDQVPEFFDLFFHLPENKQRMYLSGRSDLHGTVSAMSALFRTADWRMRARLAFTVQPAKAVRTPG; encoded by the coding sequence GTGGACGTGCTGATCGTCGGTGGAGGGCCGGCGGGCCGCGCGCTGGCGTCGGCGTGTTCCGCACGTGGTCTCGTCACGTCGTTGGTCGATCCGCACCCGGGACGTCCGTGGCGTGCGACCTACGCGGCGTGGGCGGACGAGTTGCCGGTGGACGCGCCGGTCGCGGTGTCGACGTCGAAGGCGCGGGTGTTCGCGACTTCGGAGCACCGGATCGCGCGCGGGTACGCGGTGTTGGACAACGAGCGGTTGCGACGGTTGCCCGACGACGTGCGGGTGGTGCGGGGCCTGGTGGCCGAGCGGGGTCGGCGGCACGTGGTGTTGCGTGACGGGCGTGTCCTGCGGGCGGGCCTGGTGGTGGACGCGACCGGCGCGTCGGGCCGGGTGGCGCAGCACGCGGTGGGTGTGGTGGTGGCTGCCGAGCAGGCGTTGCCATTCGTGGTGGACGACGAGGCGCTGGTCATGGATTGGCGCAGACCACCGGACGCGGGCTCGCCGGACCCGACGTTCCTGTACGCGATCCCGATGCCGGGCGGCGGTGTGTTGTTGGAAGAGACGTCGCTGGCGCGTGGCCCGGGGCTGCCGTTGCCGGAGCTGCGGTTGAGGCTGCGCGCACGCCTTGCGGCGCACGGGGTCGCGCTCCCCCACGACGAGGAACGGGTGCGGATACCGTTGGCGGCACGGCCTCGGCGCGGCGCGTTCGGGGCGGCGGCGGGGCTGGTGCACCCGGCGACCGGGTACAGCGTGGCGGAGGCGTTGGCGCTCGCGCCGGAGGTGGCGCGGGCGATCGCGGACGGGGTGCCGGTGGACCGGGTGGTGTGGCCGGCGCGGGCCAGGGCGGTGCACGCGCTGCGCCGGTACGGCCTGGCCGCGCTGCTGGTGATGCGGCCCGACCAGGTGCCGGAATTTTTCGACCTGTTCTTCCATTTGCCCGAGAATAAGCAACGAATGTATCTCAGTGGGCGCTCCGACCTGCACGGAACGGTTTCGGCGATGTCCGCTCTGTTCCGAACGGCGGACTGGCGGATGCGCGCTCGATTGGCATTCACCGTGCAGCCGGCCAAGGCTGTGAGAACTCCTGGTTAA
- a CDS encoding SigE family RNA polymerase sigma factor: MSWDAEFTQYFDRCADSMRFTAYLLCGNHHEAEDVVQAAFLKLYLAGPKLVQREGLDAYLRRIVVRTFLAERRRVRWRREKLSEALPEVPVGAGLSEDKLVVWRALSTVPARQRAVLVLRYWHDLGVEETAAALQCSVGTVKSNASRGLKTLRQKLGPTFGELWQEVSPNA; the protein is encoded by the coding sequence GTGAGTTGGGACGCGGAGTTCACCCAGTACTTCGACCGGTGCGCCGACTCGATGCGCTTCACGGCGTATTTGTTGTGCGGCAACCACCACGAGGCCGAAGACGTGGTGCAGGCCGCGTTCCTCAAGCTGTACCTGGCTGGGCCGAAGCTGGTCCAGCGAGAGGGCTTGGACGCCTACCTGAGGCGGATCGTCGTCCGGACGTTCTTGGCCGAGCGCCGCAGGGTGCGGTGGCGACGGGAGAAGCTCAGCGAGGCGCTCCCGGAGGTTCCGGTGGGTGCCGGGCTGAGCGAGGACAAGTTGGTGGTGTGGCGGGCTTTGTCGACGGTTCCGGCACGGCAGCGGGCGGTGCTCGTGCTCCGGTACTGGCACGACCTGGGGGTGGAGGAGACCGCGGCGGCGTTGCAGTGCTCGGTCGGCACGGTGAAGAGCAATGCCAGTCGCGGTCTCAAGACGTTGCGGCAGAAGCTGGGGCCGACGTTCGGCGAGCTGTGGCAGGAGGTGTCACCCAATGCTTGA
- a CDS encoding SDR family NAD(P)-dependent oxidoreductase has product MATDEFAGRTALATGASRGIGYGIALELLACGSTATITARKPDTVAEAATTLAAEAGGPAGHALAVPGNAASAEDRAQAVTRTVERFGRLTSWPLSASCSWRRRSASTSSRRPW; this is encoded by the coding sequence ATGGCTACCGACGAGTTTGCAGGCAGGACCGCACTGGCCACCGGCGCGAGCCGAGGCATCGGCTACGGCATCGCGCTGGAACTGCTCGCCTGCGGCTCGACCGCCACGATCACCGCCCGCAAGCCCGACACCGTGGCCGAAGCCGCTACGACCCTGGCGGCCGAGGCAGGTGGCCCCGCCGGCCACGCGCTGGCCGTGCCCGGCAACGCGGCCAGCGCCGAAGACCGCGCGCAAGCCGTCACCCGGACCGTCGAGCGGTTCGGACGCCTTACGTCGTGGCCGCTCTCGGCTTCGTGCAGTTGGCGTAGAAGGTCCGCGTCAACGTCGTCGCGCCGGCCGTGGTGA
- a CDS encoding FMN-dependent NADH-azoreductase, with protein sequence MTKLLHVSASPRAEASESLVIASAFVDAYRESHPDDEVEHWDLWDGTLPAFGPAATAAKMAVIRGDEPTGDEVAAWREVVAAAERFTSADRLLFSVPMWNSGIPYVLKQFVDVVSQPGMVFGLDVETGYLPLLAGHGKRAAVVYTSSVWGPEVAPGFGSNFQSTYFDDWLRWTGITDLTTIRHHPTLSGDAEDSRQTALATAREAAKTF encoded by the coding sequence ATGACGAAGCTGCTGCACGTGTCCGCCTCGCCGCGAGCCGAGGCGTCGGAATCGCTGGTCATCGCATCGGCGTTCGTCGATGCCTACCGGGAGAGCCATCCCGACGACGAGGTCGAGCACTGGGACCTCTGGGACGGCACGCTGCCCGCGTTCGGGCCAGCCGCGACCGCCGCGAAGATGGCGGTGATCCGGGGTGACGAGCCGACCGGCGACGAGGTGGCGGCCTGGCGCGAGGTGGTGGCGGCGGCTGAGCGGTTCACCTCGGCCGACCGGCTGCTGTTCAGCGTGCCGATGTGGAACTCCGGGATCCCGTACGTGCTCAAGCAGTTCGTGGATGTCGTGTCCCAGCCGGGGATGGTGTTCGGCCTCGACGTCGAGACCGGCTACTTGCCGCTGCTCGCGGGGCACGGCAAGCGGGCGGCGGTCGTCTACACCAGCTCGGTGTGGGGGCCGGAGGTCGCACCGGGGTTCGGCTCGAACTTCCAGTCCACCTACTTCGACGACTGGCTCCGGTGGACGGGGATCACGGACCTGACCACGATCCGCCACCACCCGACCTTGAGCGGCGACGCCGAGGACTCGCGCCAGACCGCTCTCGCGACCGCCCGGGAGGCCGCCAAGACCTTCTGA
- a CDS encoding acVLRF1 family peptidyl-tRNA hydrolase yields MTKIRPVAGGGRAVEVLPERLAGWFARFADRHDGIATTRTTPTQVVVTARDGATAEVTTSFEEFTPTGEVEGLAITALLNHATASRRLGLLLVRLGGHSIGVAVDGEVVASTTDSRQVHGRNKAGGWSQQRFARRREGQARVALQAAADDAVRVLVPRLDELDAVVLGGDRQALDALRADRRLAAVFARASNRVLDVPEPRRSVLEEAAERARAVEITVRDLNPDPEDLEDPQAPLPEDPPPEYRP; encoded by the coding sequence ATGACCAAGATCCGACCGGTCGCCGGCGGTGGCCGAGCGGTCGAGGTCCTTCCCGAGCGCTTGGCAGGCTGGTTCGCCCGCTTCGCCGACCGCCACGACGGCATAGCCACGACCCGAACCACCCCGACCCAGGTCGTCGTCACTGCGCGCGATGGGGCCACCGCAGAGGTGACAACTTCCTTTGAAGAATTCACCCCGACGGGTGAGGTCGAAGGTCTCGCCATCACCGCTCTGCTGAATCACGCCACCGCGTCACGCCGTCTCGGGCTCCTCCTCGTCCGTCTGGGCGGCCACAGCATCGGCGTCGCGGTCGACGGCGAAGTGGTCGCCTCGACTACCGACAGTCGCCAGGTCCACGGCCGCAACAAGGCCGGCGGCTGGTCCCAACAACGCTTCGCCCGTCGCCGCGAAGGCCAGGCCCGAGTCGCCCTCCAGGCGGCAGCCGACGATGCGGTCAGGGTCCTCGTCCCCCGCCTGGACGAACTGGACGCCGTGGTCCTGGGTGGCGATCGGCAGGCCCTCGACGCCCTCCGCGCCGACCGAAGGCTCGCCGCCGTCTTCGCCCGTGCCTCCAACCGGGTGCTGGACGTCCCGGAACCCCGCCGCTCGGTCCTCGAAGAAGCCGCCGAGCGCGCCCGCGCCGTCGAAATCACCGTCCGAGACCTCAACCCGGACCCCGAAGACCTCGAAGATCCCCAAGCCCCCTTGCCCGAAGACCCCCCACCCGAATACCGCCCTTAA
- a CDS encoding TetR/AcrR family transcriptional regulator, whose product MAADSSGPQSGSSKTPIDISFRNLSVEYSPPLRADAARNRVKVLAAAAGLFSERGVEKVTMDDVAAAAGVGKGTLYRRFGDKSGLATALLDHLETELQEGILSGPPPLGGGASPAERLIAFTVAYLEFLRDSLDVVLLSQTSTTGARFRTGAHAFWRRHCEYLLEQCHTPAPGIAADVLLAGLSAEQVQHWLVERNLPFDHLVDALTQVTRSLTT is encoded by the coding sequence ATGGCTGCCGACAGTAGCGGACCGCAGTCCGGTTCGTCAAAGACCCCGATCGACATCTCCTTCCGGAACCTGTCGGTCGAGTACTCGCCGCCCCTCCGGGCCGATGCCGCCCGCAACCGGGTGAAGGTGCTGGCGGCGGCCGCCGGCCTGTTCTCCGAGCGCGGGGTGGAGAAGGTGACGATGGACGACGTGGCGGCCGCCGCCGGAGTGGGCAAGGGGACCCTCTACCGGCGCTTCGGCGACAAGTCGGGCCTGGCCACGGCCCTGCTGGACCACTTGGAGACCGAACTCCAGGAGGGCATCCTGAGCGGCCCGCCGCCGCTGGGCGGCGGTGCCTCCCCGGCGGAGCGGCTGATCGCCTTCACCGTGGCCTACCTCGAATTCCTCCGCGATTCGCTGGACGTCGTCCTGCTGTCCCAGACCTCGACCACGGGTGCCCGCTTCCGCACCGGGGCCCACGCGTTCTGGCGCAGGCACTGCGAGTACTTGCTGGAGCAGTGCCACACCCCGGCGCCCGGCATCGCCGCGGACGTGCTGCTGGCCGGCCTGTCCGCCGAGCAGGTGCAGCACTGGCTGGTCGAGCGGAACCTGCCGTTCGACCACCTGGTCGACGCGTTGACGCAGGTCACCAGGTCGCTGACAACCTGA